One window from the genome of Hoplias malabaricus isolate fHopMal1 chromosome 18, fHopMal1.hap1, whole genome shotgun sequence encodes:
- the LOC136674292 gene encoding trace amine-associated receptor 13c-like, with amino-acid sequence MDNIEYRQNITTQYCFPGNNASCRKEVRGGHVYIVLFIVLSCISVCTVILNLLVIISISHFKQLHTPTNLLILSLAVADFLVGLFVMPMKILQLLDSCWYLGKLACALTKLINGILLLASLFNLVFIAVDRYIAISDPMLYSTRVTPLKMSLSIIMGWSFCLVYVLVFMYFNNHLYPAQMYTTCYGECVVFVKFSWTIANMVVFFLTPCSSILILYSLIFNVARWQAKAVRSVKNSHVHGAKISNSSETKAAKTLGIIIFFYLAFWIPFYISSLTVTGLTTLSILWTVFTWLMAINSFVNPMIYAIFYPWFRASAKYILTCRICESSSSELSLYREH; translated from the coding sequence ATGGATAACATAGAATATAGGCAAAATATCACAACTCAGTACTGCTTTCCTGGCAACAATGCATCTTGCAGAAAGGAGGTCAGAGGAGGCCATGTGTATATAGTGTTGTTTATTGTGCtgtcatgtatatctgtgtgtacTGTGATTTTGAATCTGCTAGTTATCATCTCCATCTcccacttcaagcagctccacactccaaccaacctgctcatcctctctctggctgtggcagATTTTCTCGTGGGACTGTTTGTTATGCCAATGAAAATATTACAGCTTTTAGACTCTTGCTGGTACCTTGGAAAGCTGGCGTGTGCTCTTACTAAATTGATCAATGGTATTTTGCTGTTAGCATCTCTCTTTAACCTGGTTTTCATTGCAGTTGACCGATACATTGCTATCAGTGACCCAATGTTGTATTCTACTAGAGTCACGcctttaaaaatgtctttgagCATAATCATGGGATGGTCGTTTTGTCTGGTGTATGTTCTTGTGTTTATGTACTTCAATAACCACCTCTATCCAGCTCAGATGTACACCACATGTTATggagagtgtgtagtgtttgtgaaaTTTTCCTGGACCATAGCTAATATGGTTGTTTTCTTTCTAACACCTTGTTCTAGTATACTTATATTGTATTCTCTCATTTTTAATGTGGCAAGATGGCAAGCTAAAGCTGTGAGATCTGTGAAGAACTCTCATGTCCATGGAGCTAAAATTTCAAACTCATCTGAAACCAAAGCGGCTAAAACACTGGGGATTATCATTTTCTTCTATCTTGCTTTTTGGATACCATTTTATATAAGTTCTCTAACAGTTACAGGCCTGACAACACTGTCAATTTTATGGACTGTTTTCACCTGGTTAATGGCTATTAACTCTTTTGTGAATCCAATGATTTATGCCATATTTTATCCATGGTTCAGAGCATCAGCCAAGTATATTTTAACTTGTAGAATATGTGAATCCTCATCTTCAGAACTGAGCTTGTATAGAGAACATTAA
- the LOC136674457 gene encoding trace amine-associated receptor 13c-like — protein sequence METIDYKQNISTQYCFPGNNQSCKKEVRGSPAYIFLFIVLSCISVCTVFLNLLVIISISHFKQLHTPTNLLILSLAVADFLVGLFVMPMKIMQVYDSCWYLGKLACSLTEIIIGILVLASLCNLVFIAVDRYIAISDPLLYSTRVTPLKMSVSIIMGWSFCLVYVLVFMYCNDHLYPDQMYNTCYGECIVFVKFSWTIANMIVFFLTPCSSILILYSLIFNMARHQAKAVRAAMNSHGQGTKVSNSSETKAAKTLGVVIFFYLSFWIPFYISSLTVTSLTTLSVLWTVFTWLMFINSFVNPLIYAIFYPWFRVSAKYIVTCRIFESSSSNMNLYRSH from the coding sequence ATGGAGACCATTGACTACAAGCAAAACATCTCTACTCAGTACTGCTTTCCTGGTAACAATCAATCTTGCAAAAAGGAAGTCAGAGGAAGCCCTGCTTACatatttctgttcattgttctctcatgtatatctgtgtgcaccgTCTTTCTGAACCtactggtgatcatctccatctctcacttcaagcagctccacactccaaccaacctgctcatcctctctctggctgtggctgattttcTTGTGGGACTGTTTGTTATGCCTATGAAAATAATGCAGGTTTATGACTCTTGCTGGTACCTTGGGAAACTGGCATGTTCTCTTACAGAAATAATCATTGGCATTTTGGTGTTGGCATCTCTCTGTAACCTGGTTTTTATTGCAGTAGATCGGTACATTGCTATCAGTGACCCTCTGTTGTATTCTACTAGAGTCAcacctttaaaaatgtctgtgagCATAATCATGGGATGGTCATTTTGTCTGGTGTATGTTCTTGTTTTTATGTACTGCAATGATCATCTTTATCCTGATCAGATGTACAACACATGTTATGGGGAGTGTATAGTGTTTGTGAAATTTTCCTGGACCATAGCTAACATGATTGTATTTTTTCTCACACCATGTTCTAGTATACTTATATTGTATTCACTAATTTTTAATATGGCAAGACACCAAGCTAAAGCTGTGAGGGCAGCAATGAACTCACATGGCCAGGGAACAAAGGTTTCAAACTCATCTGAAACCAAAGCAGCTAAAACACTGGGAGTTGTCATTTTCTTCTATCTTTCTTTCTGGATACCATTTTATATAAGTTCTCTAACAGTTACAAGCTTAACAACATTGTCAGTATTGTGGACAGTGTTTACCTGGTTAATGTTCATTAACTCCTTTGTGAACCCCCTGATTTATGCCATATTCTATCCATGGTTCAGGGTGTCAGCCAAGTATATTGTAACTTGTAGAATATTTGAATCCTCGTCTTCAAATATGAATCTGTATCGATCACATTAA
- the LOC136674458 gene encoding trace amine-associated receptor 13c-like produces the protein MDGHNYRQNNTIQYCFPDNNASCEKETKESLEYILLCFILSCVSVCTVFLNLLVIISISHFKQLHTPTNLLILSLAVADFLLGLIMPVDIMQLMDSCWYLGIIACYMSPIISFVAMYGSLWCLTLIAVDRYIAITDPLHYSRRITVQKTLLSVILGWCFYLCYTILYLYFNDYFFQPQLSTQCYGECFLAIKYYWVIIDLVVAFIAPCSVIIILYSSIFKVARHQAKSIRVVNNRISNKNGTKMLGSSEIKAAKKLGTVVFVYLACWIPYYLSSVSVDNLTSSSVVWNILGWLLDFNSSVNPLIYSIFYSWFKASLKYIVTCRIFESSSSRFNLLIEH, from the coding sequence ATGGACGGCCACAACTACAGGCAAAACAACACGATTCAGTattgctttcctgacaataatgcaTCCTGTGAAAAAGAGACCAAAGAAAGCCTAGAATATATACTTCTATGCTTCATTCTGTCATGTGTGTCTGtctgcactgtgtttctgaacctgctggtgatcatctccatttctcacttcaagcagctccacactccaaccaacctgctcattctctctctggctgtggctgactTTCTTCTGGGCCTGATTATGCCTGTGGATATAATGCAACTGATGGACTCCTGTTGGTACCTTGGAATAATAGCATGCTACATGTCTCCAATAATCAGCTTTGTTGCAATGTATGGATCTCTCTGGTGTCTCACTTtaatagcagttgataggtacATTGCTATCACAGACCCTCTGCATTATTCCAGGCGAATCACAGTTCAAAAAACATTGCTGTCTGTAATTCTTGGCTGGTGTTTTTATCTGTGTTATACCATCCtatatttatactttaatgaTTATTTCTTTCAACCTCAGCTCTCCACCCAGTGTTATGGAGAGTGTTTTCTTGctataaaatattattgggtcATCATTGACCTTGTGGTTGCATTTATAGCTCCTTGCTCTGTGATAATAATCTTATATTCAagcatttttaaagtggcaagaCATCAAGCCAAATCTATCAGAGTTGTGAATAATAGGATCTCAAACAAAAATGGAACTAAAATGTTAGgctcttctgaaatcaaagcagccaagaaattaggcacagtggtttttgtttacctcGCTTGCTGGATACCATATTATTTAAGCTCCGTGTCAGTTGATAACTTGACATCATCTTCAGTGGTGTGGAATATTTTGGGCTGGTTGTTAGATTTTAATTCTTCTGTGAACCCACTGATATATtctattttctattcatggttcaaaGCATCTTTAAAGTATATTGTAACTTGTAGAATATTTGAATCCTCATCTTCAAGGTTTAATTTGCTTATTGAACATTAA
- the LOC136674459 gene encoding trace amine-associated receptor 13c-like produces the protein MCFPTGHVPSPSKVVGCGGTQGFDPEHRFEPSPEHYGLRPLDFPLLVPAEYLLMDDQEYRENITVQYCFPENNASCIKESKDDTGYFFLCFFLSCVSVCTVFLNLLVIISISHFKQLHTPTNLIILSLAVADFLVGMFYMPADIMQLMDSCWYLGTIACFMSPIISFVAMYGSLYSLILIAVDRYIAITDPLQYSTRITVRKTLLSIILGWCFYLCYTILYLYFNDYFLQPQLSHCYGECILVVKYYWAIIDLVVAFLAPCCVILVLYSIIFKVARHQAKAISAMKNGASNKNGVTMLRSSEIKAAKKLGVVIFVYLACWIPYYISSVSVNNLTSSSMVWNVFGWLLDFNSSMNPLIYAIFYSWFKASVKYIVTCRIFETSSSRLNLFSEH, from the exons ATGTGCTTCCCTACTGGTCATGTACCATCTCCCAGCAAGGTAGTGGGCTGTGGAGGAACCCAGGGCTTTGACCCAGAACACAGATTTGAGCCAAGCCCTGAGCATTATGGACTGAGGCCACTTGACTTTCCTCTCTTGGTTCCAGCTGAGTACCTACTG atggatgACCAAGAATACAGggaaaacatcacagttcaataCTGCTTTCCTGAGAATAATGCATCATGTATAAAAGAGAGCAAAGATGACActggatatttttttctgtgcttctttctctcatgtgtatctgtgtgcactgtgtttctgaacctgctggtgatcatctccatctctcacttcaagcagctccatactccaaccaacctgatcatcctctctctggctgtggctgattttcTTGTGGGAATGTTTTATATGCCTGCGGACATAATGCAACTGATGGACTCCTGTTGGTACCTTGGAACAATAGCATGCTTCATGTCTCCAATAATCAGTTTTGTTGCAATGTATGGATCTCTTTATAGCCTGATTctcatagcagttgataggtacATAGCTATCACTGACCCGCTGCAGTATTCAACTCGAATCACAGTTCGAAAAACCTTGCTGTCTATAATCCTTGGCTGGTGTTTTTATCTATGTTATACCATCCtgtatttatactttaatgATTATTTCCTTCAACCTCAGCTTTCCCACTGTTATGGAGAGTGTATTTTGGttgtaaaatattattgggCCATCATTGACCTTGTAGTTGCATTTCTAGCTCCATGCTGTGTTATATTAGTCTtatattcaattatttttaaagtggcaagaCATCAAGCCAAAGCCATCAGTGCTATGAAGAATGGTGCCTCAAACAAAAATGGAGTTACAATGTTGAGGTCTTCAGAAATCAAAGCAGCAAAAAAATTAGGCGTTGTCATATTTGTTTACCTTGCTTGCTGGATACCATATTATATAAGCTCTGTGTCAGTTAATAACTTGACATCATCTTCAATGGTATGGAATGTGTTTGGTTGGTTGTTAGATTTTAACTCCTCTATGAACCCATTGATttatgccattttctattcatggttcaaaGCATCTGTAAAGTATATagtaacatgtagaatatttgaaACATCATCATCAAGGCTGAATTTGTTTTctgaacattaa